One window of Quercus robur chromosome 5, dhQueRobu3.1, whole genome shotgun sequence genomic DNA carries:
- the LOC126727467 gene encoding mitogen-activated protein kinase kinase kinase 20-like, whose product MRKTESEASLYGNGETWVRGPLLGKGGFGSVFLANSKKPKSRFHCYPSTMAVKSAEFSLSASLQKEKEVHNNVQGSPFVIHCFGEEITTQQNGENMVYNLLLEYASGGTLSDLIKNSGGSGLPESDVKRYTKSMLKGLSHVHDCGYVHCDLKPENVLLVSSTSENFVAKIGDLGLAKRSGQRKKGRLDYLRGTALYMAPETVIENVQDMKSDIWALGCVVCEMLTGKSPWDKEEELDTEELLNLIGDERELPKIPSGISREARDFLKACLVRKPMFRFTAEMLMDHPFLADVDDAEPPAVVPSPTWTEANFQLSGSSFSDDDDLITCSCSEDEEDFGVGLVVISDDETSVVGQKRKRVAFDDDYKFRTAAQANLKFPASFVPVGA is encoded by the coding sequence ATGAGGAAAACAGAGTCAGAGGCAAGCTTGTATGGCAATGGAGAAACCTGGGTCAGAGGCCCATTGCTGGGCAAAGGAGGTTTTGGGTCTGTATTTCTCGCCAATTccaagaaacccaaatcacGCTTTCACTGTTACCCTTCAACCATGGCTGTCAAATCCGCTGAATTTTCTCTTTCCGCTTCgcttcaaaaggaaaaagaggttCACAACAACGTTCAGGGCTCCCCTTTTGTTATTCACTGCTTTGGCGAAGAAATCACTACCCAACAAAACGGTGAGAATATGGTTTACAACTTGTTGCTTGAGTACGCTTCTGGAGGAACCTTAAGCGATTTGATCAAGAATTCTGGTGGGTCTGGATTGCCTGAGTCCGATGTTAAAAGGTACACAAAATCGATGTTAAAAGGGCTCAGTCATGTTCATGATTGTGGTTATGTACACTGCGATTTGAAGCCTGAGAACGTGTTGCTTGTGAGCAGTACTAGTGAAAATTTTGTGGCAAAGATAGGGGATTTAGGGTTGGCTAAGAGGTCAGGGCAGAGGAAGAAGGGGAGGTTGGATTACTTGAGGGGAACGGCATTGTATATGGCTCCAGAAACTGTGATTGAGAATGTGCAAGACATGAAATCTGATATTTGGGCTTTAGGGTGTGTGGTGTGTGAAATGCTTACAGGGAAATCTCCTTGGGATAAGGAGGAAGAGTTGGATACAGAGGAACTTTTGAATCTAATTGGTGATGAGCGGGAATTGCCTAAAATTCCAAGTGGGATTTCAAGGGAGGCGAGGGATTTTTTGAAGGCTTGTCTTGTGAGGAAGCCCATGTTCAGGTTCACGGCTGAGATGTTGATGGATCATCCCTTTCTGGCCGATGTGGATGACGCTGAACCACCTGCTGTTGTTCCTAGTCCTACCTGGACTGAGGCTAACTTTCAGCTTAGTGGTTCTTCATTTTCAGACGATGATGATTTGATCACTTGTTCGTGTTCAGAGGACGAGGAAGATTTTGGAGTAGGATTAGTTGTGATCTCAGATGACGAAACGTCTGTTGTAGGTCAGAAAAGGAAGCGGGTTGCATTTGATGATGACTATAAATTTAGGACAGCAGCACAGGCTAATTTGAAGTTTCCTGCGTCATTCGTACCAGTTGGAGCTTAA